One Leopardus geoffroyi isolate Oge1 chromosome C1, O.geoffroyi_Oge1_pat1.0, whole genome shotgun sequence DNA segment encodes these proteins:
- the KDF1 gene encoding keratinocyte differentiation factor 1, with the protein MPRPGHPRPSSGPPRLGPWERPTELCLETFDEPSQPPPSRRTRRPDPKDPGHHGPESLTFISGSAEAAAEPPACCLLWRPWVWDWCRAAFCFRRCRNCLQRCGACVRGGSPCLSAGDSPERATDTNWSKEHNGVPPSPDRAPPGQRDGQRLKSTMGSSFSYPDVKLKGIPVYPYRSATSPAPDADSCCKEPLAEPPPMRHSLPSTLASSPRGSEEYYSFHESDLDLPEIGSGSMSSREIDVLIFKKLTELFSVHQIDELAKCTSDTVFLEKTSKISDLISSITQDYHLDEQDAEGRLVRGIIRISTRKSRTRPQTTEGRSTRGAAPAAAPDSGHETMVGSGLSQDELTVQISQETTADAIARKLRPYGAPGYPASHDSSFQGTDTDSSGAPLLQVYC; encoded by the exons ATGCCCCGCCCCGGACACCCCCGCCCATCATCTGGGCCCCCACGCCTGGGACCCTGGGAGCGGCCAACAGAGCTATGCCTGGAGACTTTTGATGAGCCATCCCAACCCCCACCAAGCCGCCGCACCCGCAGGCCAGACCCCAAGGACCCTGGCCACCATGGGCCTGAGAGCCTTACCTTCATTTCCGGCTCTGCTGAGGCTGCTGCTGAGCCCCCGGCCTGTTGCCTGCTCTGGCGACCCTGGGTGTGGGACTGGTGCCGGGCTGCCTTCTGCTTCCGCCGATGCCGGAATTGCCTCCAGCGTTGCGGGGCTTGCGTGCGGGGTGGCAGCCCCTGCTTGTCTGCTGGGGACTCCCCTGAGAGGGCTACTGACACCAACTGGTCCAAAGAACACAATGGAGTGCCCCCCAGTCCCGACCGTGCACCTCCTGGTCAGCGGGATGGCCAACGGCTCAAGTCAACCATGGGTAGCAGTTTCAGCTACCCTGACGTCAAGCTCAAAGGCATCCCTGTATATCCCTACCGCAGTgccacctccccagcccctgatGCGGACTCCTGCTGCAAGGAGCCACTGGCCGAGCCCCCACCCATGCGGCACAGCCTGCCTAGCACCCTTGCCAGTAGCCCCCGTGGCTCTGAAGAGTACTACTCCTTCCACGAGTCGGACCTGGATCTGCCCGAGATAGGAAGCGGCTCCATGTCCAGCCGAGAGATTGATGTGCTCATCTTCAAGAAGCTGACAGAGCTGTTCAGTGTGCACCAGATCGACGAGCTGGCCAAGTGCACATCAGACACTGTGTTCCTGGAGAAGACCAGTAAAATCTCGGACCTTATCAGCAGCATCACCCAGGACTACCACCTGGATGAGCAGGATGCCGAGGGCCGCCTGGTTCGTGGTATCATTCGCATCAGTACCCGCAAAAGCCGCACCCGCCCGCAGACCACAGAGGGGCGCTCCACACGGGGTGCTGCCCCTGCTGCCGCCCCTGACAGTGGCCATGAGACCATGGTGGGCTCAGGGCTCAGCCAGGATG AACTCACAGTGCAGATCTCCCAGGAGACCACTGCAGATGCCATCGCCAGGAAGCTGAGGCCTTATGGAGCCCCAG gATACCCAGCCAGCCACGACTCATCCTTCCAGGGCACAGACACAGATTCATCAGGAGCACCACTGCTCCAGGTGTACTGCTAA